One window from the genome of [Clostridium] celerecrescens 18A encodes:
- the garR gene encoding 2-hydroxy-3-oxopropionate reductase, translating into MKIGFIGLGIMGRPMAKNLVKAGHELVVFDYYKEAVADLVSCGAAEAANGKEVASQSEVVITMVPNSPHVRAAVLGENGVAEGAKSGTVVIDMSSIDPTESRAIGAELEKLGIDMLDAPVSGGEPKAIDGTLSVMVGGRKELFDKYYDMLMVMAGSVVYVGELGSGNVAKLANQMVVAVNIAAVSEALTFAKKAGTDPELVYQAIRGGLAGSTVMEAKAPMILNRNFNPGFRIELHIKDLNNALNAAHAVSSPAPLTGQLMEIMQGLKADGFEKEDHSSIVKYYEKVANTIVKPGN; encoded by the coding sequence ATGAAGATTGGATTTATCGGATTGGGAATCATGGGAAGGCCTATGGCAAAGAACCTGGTAAAGGCAGGTCATGAGCTGGTTGTTTTTGATTATTACAAGGAGGCTGTGGCAGATTTAGTTTCCTGCGGCGCAGCGGAAGCGGCAAACGGAAAAGAGGTGGCATCTCAAAGTGAAGTGGTTATCACCATGGTGCCCAACTCACCCCATGTAAGAGCTGCGGTTCTGGGAGAGAACGGAGTTGCAGAAGGAGCAAAGTCCGGCACTGTGGTCATAGACATGAGTTCGATTGATCCTACGGAGAGCAGAGCCATCGGTGCGGAGTTAGAAAAGCTGGGAATTGATATGCTTGATGCACCGGTATCCGGCGGAGAGCCAAAGGCCATTGACGGAACCTTATCTGTTATGGTGGGCGGCAGGAAAGAGTTATTTGATAAATATTATGATATGCTGATGGTAATGGCAGGCTCTGTGGTATATGTCGGAGAGCTTGGCTCAGGAAATGTGGCAAAGCTGGCAAACCAGATGGTAGTAGCCGTGAATATTGCAGCAGTATCTGAGGCCCTTACCTTTGCAAAAAAAGCCGGAACTGATCCGGAACTGGTATACCAGGCCATTCGCGGCGGTCTGGCAGGCTCCACCGTTATGGAGGCAAAAGCCCCTATGATACTTAACAGAAACTTTAACCCAGGCTTTCGCATTGAGCTGCATATCAAGGATTTAAACAATGCCCTAAATGCGGCCCATGCCGTCAGTTCACCAGCCCCATTAACCGGACAGTTAATGGAGATCATGCAGGGGCTGAAAGCGGATGGCTTTGAGAAAGAAGACCACTCCAGTATTGTAAAATATTATGAAAAGGTTGCCAATACAATTGTAAAACCGGGAAACTAA
- a CDS encoding dihydrodipicolinate synthase family protein: MNTDFIKGVIVPILTPIDEDERIDEAKLREQVDYVINGGVLGILAYGSNGEFYVIEEDEMERGLNIMIHQSAGRVPVYFGIGAISTKKCCRLAEMAVKNGAAGVSVLQPMFLKPTETELYLHFKTIAGAVPEIPVLLYNNPGRVGYTLSGNLVERLAVEVPNIVGMKDTSGDITQTAEFIRRTRHKGFKVFGGKDTLLYASMCHGAVGGVCTAANFMPELITDIYNKYIAGDLSGSLEAQFKLNPVRLSMDPASFPVAAKDMANLRGRNVGIPYKPNLATPEGPVLARIKKEMETAGLL; this comes from the coding sequence ATGAATACAGATTTTATTAAAGGAGTTATCGTTCCGATTCTCACTCCCATTGATGAGGATGAGAGGATCGATGAAGCAAAATTAAGAGAACAGGTGGATTACGTCATTAACGGAGGCGTTCTTGGAATCCTGGCCTATGGAAGCAACGGAGAATTTTATGTTATAGAGGAAGACGAGATGGAGCGGGGCTTAAACATCATGATCCATCAGTCTGCCGGAAGAGTTCCCGTCTACTTTGGCATTGGCGCCATCAGCACGAAAAAATGCTGCCGCCTTGCAGAGATGGCGGTGAAAAACGGAGCAGCAGGGGTTTCTGTTTTGCAGCCGATGTTTTTAAAGCCTACGGAGACAGAGCTTTATCTGCATTTTAAAACAATTGCAGGAGCTGTTCCTGAGATCCCTGTCCTTCTTTATAACAACCCGGGCCGGGTGGGATACACTCTGTCCGGAAATCTGGTGGAGCGTCTGGCTGTGGAGGTGCCCAATATTGTGGGCATGAAGGACACCAGCGGGGATATTACCCAGACCGCTGAGTTTATCCGAAGGACCCGCCACAAGGGGTTTAAAGTATTTGGAGGAAAGGATACCCTCCTGTATGCCTCCATGTGCCACGGCGCAGTAGGAGGGGTGTGTACTGCGGCTAATTTTATGCCGGAGCTGATTACGGATATTTATAATAAATACATTGCAGGTGATTTAAGCGGTTCCCTGGAGGCACAGTTTAAGCTGAATCCGGTCCGTCTGTCCATGGACCCTGCAAGTTTCCCGGTAGCAGCAAAGGACATGGCTAATTTAAGGGGCAGAAACGTAGGTATTCCCTATAAGCCCAATCTTGCGACCCCGGAAGGCCCTGTATTAGCCCGTATAAAAAAGGAAATGGAAACCGCAGGGCTTCTGTAA
- a CDS encoding PrpR N-terminal domain-containing protein, whose protein sequence is MGKIALLVSREEMLHQAHNILQEKKYEISEMRVIKTEDAVSEARRSIGAGASIIIARGLQASLMKQYTDIPVVEIVITAQEMALLVNKAKQILKNETPVIGVVGFRNMFCDMSYFDLIYGIEMRTYFADKSHLLEDMARQAISDKVDLIIGGDTAVSIAGEAGLPSLFLSNTEDSLRNALSMAESMDYAMGIEKRNAAQIETLLDHSFSGVVRLDASGTIMDLNPMMEDILQIKKEEVLGKAASEILPELGKDFGKEPYSLFMEINRSSVFAVVAPVVIDQRTEGAILTCHRMKKRRSLEPDSRGKSLAKGFIALGEFDDILQESQAMQECLRLAKLYALSEKAVMIEGEAGTEKRLLAQSIHNAGLQKDGPFVALSCDGIGDEGQFDMIFGDKGAVAQAKGGSLLLEEVQCLTRSNQYRLCQLIRYKSRLGKDGVRDPGADVRVMVTTDVPLSELAEDGAMREDLYYLLIGLTVRIPPLRERKEDLERKLTESLRSCCEHYSRFHVLTHGARKLLLNYSWEGNLLQVESFCERLILTANKRSIDEGFTELVIKELYPRSHNPQEGKDQEDHAGEKPVPEEAKKIAETLLRFGGSREETAKALGISKTTLWRKRKKYHLK, encoded by the coding sequence ATGGGAAAGATTGCATTGCTTGTATCCAGGGAAGAAATGCTACATCAGGCGCACAACATTCTCCAGGAAAAGAAATACGAGATCAGTGAAATGCGTGTAATTAAAACGGAAGATGCTGTTTCCGAGGCCAGGCGGTCCATTGGTGCCGGGGCTTCCATTATCATAGCCAGAGGGCTCCAGGCTTCCCTGATGAAGCAGTATACAGATATTCCGGTGGTGGAAATCGTCATCACTGCTCAGGAAATGGCTCTTCTGGTCAATAAAGCCAAGCAGATTTTAAAGAACGAAACTCCGGTTATCGGTGTTGTGGGGTTTCGGAATATGTTTTGTGATATGTCTTATTTTGATCTTATATATGGGATTGAAATGAGGACGTATTTTGCGGACAAAAGTCATTTGCTTGAGGATATGGCAAGGCAGGCCATAAGTGATAAGGTGGATTTGATCATTGGGGGCGATACGGCGGTGAGCATAGCTGGGGAGGCCGGACTCCCTTCCCTGTTTTTATCCAATACCGAGGACTCCTTAAGAAATGCCTTATCCATGGCCGAAAGCATGGATTATGCCATGGGAATCGAGAAGCGGAATGCAGCTCAGATTGAAACTCTTTTGGACCACTCGTTCAGCGGCGTGGTGAGGCTTGATGCTTCCGGGACCATTATGGACTTAAATCCCATGATGGAAGATATCCTGCAGATAAAGAAAGAAGAAGTTCTTGGAAAAGCTGCCTCTGAGATCTTACCGGAGCTTGGAAAAGACTTTGGAAAAGAGCCCTATTCCCTGTTTATGGAGATCAACCGCTCTTCTGTTTTTGCCGTTGTGGCTCCGGTGGTCATTGACCAGAGGACAGAGGGAGCAATACTCACCTGCCACCGCATGAAAAAACGCCGGTCTCTGGAACCGGATTCCAGAGGAAAGAGCCTTGCAAAGGGCTTTATTGCCCTGGGGGAATTTGATGATATCCTTCAGGAATCCCAGGCAATGCAGGAATGTTTACGCCTGGCAAAGCTATATGCCCTGTCGGAAAAAGCAGTTATGATTGAAGGGGAAGCTGGAACGGAAAAGCGTCTTCTGGCCCAAAGCATTCACAACGCTGGCCTTCAAAAGGATGGCCCGTTTGTGGCATTGTCCTGCGATGGGATAGGGGATGAAGGACAGTTTGACATGATCTTCGGAGATAAGGGAGCAGTTGCTCAGGCAAAGGGAGGCTCTCTTTTGTTAGAAGAGGTGCAGTGCCTTACAAGATCTAATCAGTACCGGCTCTGCCAGTTGATCCGTTATAAAAGCCGTCTTGGAAAAGACGGGGTCAGGGATCCGGGGGCCGATGTTAGGGTCATGGTTACCACTGATGTGCCTTTGTCTGAACTGGCGGAAGACGGAGCAATGCGGGAAGACCTCTATTATCTTCTGATCGGCCTGACAGTGAGGATCCCACCGTTAAGGGAACGGAAGGAGGATCTGGAACGGAAGCTTACGGAAAGCCTCAGAAGCTGCTGTGAACATTATTCCAGATTCCATGTACTGACCCATGGAGCCAGGAAGCTGCTGCTTAATTATTCCTGGGAGGGTAATCTGCTTCAGGTGGAGAGCTTTTGCGAACGCCTGATCCTTACTGCAAATAAACGGAGTATTGATGAAGGTTTTACAGAACTTGTAATAAAGGAGCTGTATCCCCGCTCTCATAATCCGCAGGAGGGAAAGGACCAGGAGGACCATGCCGGGGAAAAGCCTGTTCCCGAAGAAGCAAAAAAGATTGCAGAAACTCTTTTAAGATTTGGAGGTAGCCGGGAAGAAACTGCAAAGGCCCTGGGTATCAGCAAGACAACTCTGTGGAGAAAGAGAAAGAAGTATCATTTGAAATAG
- a CDS encoding beta-galactosidase: MKKFSIWHGGDYSPEQWLQEPEILEKDLEYMKKAGINTVTMGMFAWSFLEPEEGKFEFSWLKERLDQLYENGIYTIMGTPSGARPKWLSDKYPEVLRVDDAGRRQRFGGRHNHCYTSPVYREKVKQINERLGKEFGSHPGVLLWHLSNEYGGECHCPLCQEAFRKWLEQRYGSIDRLNRSWCTAFWSHGYQSFDQVESPSAMGESMVHGLNLDWKRFVTDQTMDFIRWETASLREAGAGQPVTTNFMYDYQGLNYRKLSQAVDVVSWDTYPLWHKEKEILTARDNGMQHDFMRSLKKKPFLLMESCPSSTNWQGVSKLKKPGLLRLASWQAVAHGSDSVLYFQIRQSPGSSEKFHGAVIDHYGKTDTRVFEEISSIGKELALLGELSGTEVRPKAALIYDMENRWAMEDAQGPRNKGLYYHETCVKVYSAIKKLGFNVDVITMDDGLEDYQLVAAPMLYLYRSGIEEKIEGFVRNGGQLVTTYWSGIVDESDRCFLGGVPHGLREVVGLRSTEIDGLYDWENNYMIPASGEKGDRYECRNLCELVRLNGAEALMVYENDFYKGYPSLTKNHYGNGTAFYVCADAGQDFYDDLFWKVTCEAGIQPLVEGLIPEEVEVTSRESKQYEYLILQNFSQKPVALEQKLLDCLSEGTVLLGEISGTGEIESYGTVIIRRDLHQN; the protein is encoded by the coding sequence ATGAAAAAATTTAGCATATGGCACGGAGGGGATTACAGCCCGGAGCAATGGCTTCAAGAGCCTGAGATCCTTGAAAAGGATTTGGAATATATGAAAAAGGCCGGGATTAATACGGTTACCATGGGGATGTTTGCCTGGTCCTTTCTGGAGCCGGAGGAAGGAAAGTTTGAGTTTTCCTGGCTAAAGGAACGGCTGGACCAGCTCTATGAAAACGGAATATACACCATCATGGGTACCCCATCCGGTGCCCGTCCCAAATGGCTTTCAGACAAATATCCAGAGGTCCTCCGGGTAGATGATGCTGGGAGGCGCCAGCGTTTTGGGGGACGTCACAATCATTGTTACACCTCTCCTGTATACAGGGAAAAGGTAAAACAGATCAATGAAAGGCTGGGAAAGGAGTTTGGCTCTCATCCAGGAGTTCTTCTTTGGCATCTTTCCAATGAATACGGGGGTGAGTGTCACTGTCCATTGTGCCAGGAAGCGTTCCGGAAATGGCTGGAACAAAGGTATGGTTCCATCGACCGCTTAAACAGGAGCTGGTGCACGGCATTCTGGAGCCACGGCTATCAGTCCTTTGACCAGGTGGAAAGTCCCTCCGCCATGGGAGAGAGCATGGTACATGGATTAAATCTGGACTGGAAGCGGTTTGTGACGGATCAGACCATGGATTTTATCCGGTGGGAGACCGCATCTTTGCGGGAAGCGGGAGCCGGGCAGCCTGTTACCACTAATTTTATGTATGACTATCAGGGACTTAATTACCGGAAACTTTCTCAAGCAGTGGACGTGGTTTCCTGGGACACTTATCCTTTGTGGCACAAAGAAAAGGAGATTCTTACGGCCAGGGACAATGGCATGCAGCATGATTTCATGAGAAGCTTAAAGAAGAAACCGTTTCTGCTCATGGAATCCTGCCCAAGCAGCACAAACTGGCAGGGAGTCAGTAAGCTAAAAAAACCAGGCCTTTTAAGGCTGGCTTCCTGGCAGGCAGTTGCCCACGGGTCGGACAGTGTCTTGTATTTCCAGATCCGCCAAAGCCCGGGAAGCTCTGAAAAATTCCACGGAGCTGTCATTGACCATTATGGAAAGACAGACACCAGAGTATTTGAGGAGATCAGCTCCATAGGAAAGGAGCTTGCCCTTTTGGGGGAATTGTCCGGGACAGAAGTACGGCCTAAAGCAGCCCTGATCTATGATATGGAAAACCGCTGGGCAATGGAAGATGCACAAGGCCCCAGAAATAAAGGACTTTATTATCATGAGACCTGTGTAAAGGTCTACAGCGCTATAAAAAAGCTGGGATTTAATGTGGATGTGATTACCATGGATGACGGCCTGGAGGATTACCAGCTCGTGGCCGCTCCCATGCTTTACTTATACCGCAGCGGGATTGAGGAGAAAATAGAAGGATTTGTCCGCAATGGCGGACAGCTGGTAACTACCTATTGGTCCGGAATTGTGGATGAATCAGACCGGTGCTTTCTTGGAGGCGTTCCCCATGGGCTCCGGGAAGTGGTAGGGCTTCGCAGCACGGAAATCGATGGTCTTTATGATTGGGAGAACAATTATATGATTCCTGCATCCGGAGAAAAAGGAGACCGGTATGAGTGCCGTAATCTCTGTGAACTGGTGCGGCTTAACGGAGCAGAAGCCCTTATGGTATATGAAAATGATTTTTATAAGGGATACCCGTCCCTTACAAAAAATCACTATGGGAATGGAACTGCCTTTTATGTATGCGCGGATGCCGGGCAGGATTTTTATGATGATTTATTTTGGAAGGTGACTTGTGAAGCCGGAATCCAGCCTCTTGTGGAGGGGCTGATACCGGAAGAGGTTGAAGTGACGTCAAGGGAATCGAAACAGTATGAGTATCTGATTTTGCAGAATTTCAGCCAAAAACCGGTTGCGCTGGAGCAAAAGCTTTTGGACTGCCTTTCAGAGGGAACGGTTCTGCTTGGGGAGATTTCAGGAACGGGCGAAATAGAATCCTATGGTACGGTGATTATTAGAAGAGATCTGCACCAGAACTGA